A single genomic interval of Streptomyces sp. NBC_00663 harbors:
- a CDS encoding TetR/AcrR family transcriptional regulator, translating to MDSATARERALDAAEELFYGRGIQSVGMDDIRGASGVSLKRLYQLFPAKEQLVVAYLERRDVRWRGRLAGHVERHPDPEERILAVFDWLESWFGEDGFRGCAWINSYGELGAKSAPVASQVRAHKGAFREYLAALVADAGLPGTVAGQLFLLAEGAMVTAGITGSTAPAREAREAARVLVRAAGR from the coding sequence ATGGACAGCGCGACCGCCCGGGAGCGGGCCCTGGACGCCGCGGAGGAGCTGTTCTACGGCCGCGGCATCCAGTCCGTCGGCATGGACGACATCCGTGGCGCCTCCGGCGTCTCGCTCAAGCGGCTGTACCAACTCTTCCCCGCGAAGGAGCAGTTGGTGGTGGCCTACCTGGAACGCCGGGACGTGCGCTGGCGCGGGCGGCTGGCCGGGCACGTGGAGCGCCACCCGGACCCCGAGGAGCGGATCCTCGCCGTCTTCGACTGGCTGGAGTCATGGTTCGGCGAGGACGGTTTCCGCGGGTGCGCCTGGATCAACTCGTACGGCGAACTGGGCGCGAAGTCGGCCCCGGTCGCGTCTCAAGTGCGGGCCCACAAAGGGGCGTTCCGGGAGTATCTCGCCGCCCTGGTGGCGGACGCGGGACTGCCCGGCACGGTGGCCGGGCAGCTGTTCCTGCTCGCCGAGGGGGCGATGGTGACGGCGGGGATCACCGGGAGCACCGCGCCCGCGCGGGAGGCGCGCGAGGCGGCGCGGGTCCTGGTGCGGGCGGCGGGCCGCTGA
- a CDS encoding aldo/keto reductase, with the protein MEYVKLGSTGLDVSRICLGCMTYGLPDRGVHEWTLDAEASRPLIRQALDAGINFFDTANVYSDGTSEEIVGKALRDFADRDEIVLATKVHGRMRSGPNGGGLSRKAIMTEIDHSLTRLGTDHVDLYQIHRFDPHTPVEETMEALHDLVKAGKVRYLGASSMYAWQFSKMQYTAEKHGWTKFVSMQNHYNLLYREEEREMLPLCADQGVSALPWSPLARGRLTRDWGTVTERSAGDNFGNRLYQEGDRTIVEAVTRIAGDRGVPRAQVALAWLLHQDTVAAPIVGAAKPHHIEDAVAAVELALSEKEIEELERSYTARPIVGH; encoded by the coding sequence ATGGAGTACGTGAAGCTCGGTTCGACGGGTCTGGACGTGTCACGGATCTGTCTGGGGTGCATGACCTACGGCCTGCCCGACCGCGGCGTGCACGAGTGGACGCTCGACGCGGAGGCGTCCCGGCCGCTGATCCGGCAGGCGCTGGACGCGGGCATCAACTTCTTCGACACGGCGAACGTCTACTCCGACGGCACCAGCGAGGAGATCGTCGGCAAGGCGCTGCGTGACTTCGCCGACCGGGACGAGATCGTCCTCGCCACCAAGGTGCACGGCCGGATGCGCTCGGGGCCCAACGGCGGCGGACTGTCCCGCAAGGCGATCATGACGGAGATCGACCACAGCCTGACCCGCCTCGGCACCGACCACGTCGACCTCTACCAGATCCACCGCTTCGACCCGCACACCCCGGTCGAGGAGACGATGGAGGCCCTGCACGACCTGGTCAAGGCCGGCAAGGTCCGCTATCTGGGGGCCAGTTCGATGTACGCCTGGCAGTTCTCCAAGATGCAGTACACGGCGGAGAAGCACGGCTGGACGAAGTTCGTGTCCATGCAGAACCACTACAACCTCCTCTACCGCGAGGAGGAGCGCGAGATGCTCCCGCTCTGCGCCGACCAGGGCGTCAGCGCGCTGCCCTGGAGCCCGCTGGCCCGGGGCCGGCTGACCCGGGACTGGGGCACGGTCACCGAGCGCAGCGCGGGCGACAACTTCGGCAACCGCCTCTACCAGGAAGGCGACCGCACCATCGTCGAGGCGGTCACCCGTATCGCCGGCGACCGCGGTGTGCCCCGCGCCCAGGTCGCCCTGGCCTGGCTGCTGCACCAGGACACGGTGGCGGCCCCGATCGTCGGCGCCGCCAAGCCGCACCACATCGAGGACGCGGTGGCGGCGGTCGAACTCGCCCTCAGCGAGAAGGAGATAGAGGAGCTGGAGCGGTCGTACACGGCCCGTCCGATCGTCGGCCACTGA
- a CDS encoding phytanoyl-CoA dioxygenase family protein → MTVTDKDTAHWVREFEEDGFTVVRGLFAQEEIDLLCAEFTALHAAGPVPGHFAPRPGDDPLAVWPRVMQPHEINTVARRTLLDTRLRVVLEALLDEEALAAQSMFYFKPPGARGQALHQDNFYLRVEPGTCVAAWVACDVIDRENGGLEVVPGTHRMDLFCPEEADEGVSFAREYVAPPAGLEAVPVDMAPGDVLFFNGSLVHGSRPNRSGDRFRRSFIGHYVGRSTERIGAYYRTMSMRGEPVALPESEGAGPCGTEFAPQGPH, encoded by the coding sequence ATGACCGTCACGGACAAGGACACCGCGCACTGGGTGAGGGAGTTCGAGGAGGACGGATTCACCGTCGTACGGGGATTGTTCGCCCAGGAGGAGATCGACCTGCTGTGCGCGGAGTTCACGGCGCTGCACGCGGCCGGGCCGGTGCCCGGGCACTTCGCACCGCGGCCCGGGGACGACCCGTTGGCGGTGTGGCCGCGGGTGATGCAGCCGCACGAGATCAACACGGTCGCCCGTCGGACGCTGCTCGACACGCGGCTGCGGGTGGTCCTTGAGGCCCTGCTGGACGAGGAGGCGCTGGCCGCGCAGAGCATGTTCTACTTCAAGCCGCCGGGGGCGCGGGGCCAGGCGCTGCACCAGGACAACTTCTATCTGCGGGTCGAGCCGGGGACGTGTGTCGCGGCGTGGGTGGCGTGCGATGTGATCGACCGGGAGAACGGGGGCCTTGAGGTCGTTCCCGGTACCCACCGGATGGACCTGTTCTGCCCGGAGGAGGCGGACGAAGGGGTGTCGTTCGCCCGGGAGTACGTGGCGCCGCCCGCGGGACTGGAGGCCGTGCCGGTGGACATGGCGCCGGGGGACGTCCTGTTCTTCAACGGGAGCCTGGTGCACGGGTCGCGGCCGAACCGGAGCGGTGACCGCTTCCGGCGGTCGTTCATCGGGCATTACGTGGGACGGTCGACCGAGCGGATCGGCGCGTACTACCGGACGATGTCGATGCGGGGAGAGCCGGTCGCGCTGCCGGAGAGCGAGGGGGCCGGCCCCTGCGGCACCGAGTTCGCACCGCAGGGGCCGCACTGA
- a CDS encoding ferredoxin, whose protein sequence is MHIDIDKDVCIGAGQCALSAPSVFTQDDDGFSALLPGREDGAGDPMVREAARSCPVAAITVT, encoded by the coding sequence ATGCACATCGACATCGACAAGGACGTCTGTATCGGCGCCGGCCAGTGCGCCCTGTCCGCCCCCTCCGTGTTCACCCAGGACGACGACGGATTCAGCGCGCTGCTGCCCGGCCGGGAGGACGGCGCCGGGGACCCGATGGTCCGCGAGGCGGCGCGGTCCTGCCCCGTGGCCGCCATCACCGTGACCTAG
- a CDS encoding helix-turn-helix domain-containing protein, with the protein MLVTADGLPEAAAPGVPAPPAGLVVLGRYDESPGYFINRPQGSDSWLFTWTVAGAGHLRHGSATTRAGAGDLVALAPGSPHGYGVAPDAPHWRFWWVHCQARPSWLPWLRSYDRGAGLYVVTPTPTGLRDRVEAAFHRMHASPHDRIAVAHDTVARELALCALEEVVLLTAGGARRRPPTPGLDPRIARVQELLAADPGAPHTVDSLAAHVSLSPSRLAHLFTRQVGQSPMRALREARLRHAARLLEATDLPVERVAQASGFVSPFHFHRVFRERFGMPPGAYRSGGPMVEA; encoded by the coding sequence ATGCTCGTGACCGCTGACGGACTGCCTGAGGCTGCTGCCCCAGGCGTGCCCGCGCCGCCCGCGGGCCTGGTCGTGCTCGGCCGCTACGACGAGTCGCCGGGCTACTTCATCAACCGGCCGCAGGGCTCCGACAGCTGGCTGTTCACCTGGACCGTCGCCGGCGCTGGGCATCTGCGCCACGGCTCGGCCACCACGCGGGCCGGGGCCGGCGACCTCGTCGCCCTCGCCCCCGGCTCCCCGCACGGCTACGGCGTCGCGCCGGACGCCCCGCACTGGCGGTTCTGGTGGGTGCACTGCCAGGCCCGGCCCTCCTGGCTGCCCTGGCTGCGCTCGTACGACCGCGGCGCGGGCCTGTACGTCGTCACCCCGACCCCGACCGGACTGCGCGACCGCGTGGAGGCGGCGTTCCACCGGATGCACGCGTCCCCGCACGACCGGATCGCCGTCGCGCACGACACCGTCGCCCGTGAACTCGCCCTGTGCGCGCTGGAGGAGGTCGTGCTGCTCACCGCCGGCGGCGCCCGTCGCCGGCCCCCCACACCCGGCCTGGACCCCCGCATCGCCCGGGTCCAGGAACTCCTCGCCGCCGACCCCGGCGCGCCCCACACCGTCGACTCCCTCGCCGCGCATGTCTCTTTGTCGCCCTCGCGGCTGGCGCACCTGTTCACCCGCCAGGTGGGCCAGTCGCCGATGCGCGCCCTGCGTGAGGCGCGGCTGCGGCACGCGGCGCGGCTGCTGGAGGCCACCGACCTGCCCGTGGAACGGGTGGCCCAGGCGTCGGGGTTCGTGAGCCCCTTCCATTTCCACCGGGTCTTCCGCGAGCGATTCGGCATGCCGCCCGGCGCGTACCGGTCCGGCGGGCCAATGGTTGAGGCATGA
- a CDS encoding nuclear transport factor 2 family protein — protein sequence MTDRPPLPPFTRETAARKVQAAEDAWNTRDPHRVALAYSRDSVWRNRDTFLTGRDEIVAFLTAKWAREREYALRKDLWAFDGNRIAVRFQYECRDADGQWWRSYGNELWEFDEHGLMTRREAGINDVAIEEKDRRVFGPRPESEQGKSFPLH from the coding sequence ATGACCGACCGCCCGCCCCTGCCGCCCTTCACCCGCGAGACCGCCGCCCGGAAGGTGCAGGCCGCGGAGGACGCCTGGAACACCCGCGACCCGCACAGGGTGGCGCTCGCGTACTCGCGGGACTCGGTGTGGCGCAACCGCGACACCTTCCTCACCGGCCGCGACGAGATCGTCGCGTTCCTCACCGCGAAATGGGCACGCGAGCGGGAGTACGCCCTGCGCAAGGACCTGTGGGCCTTCGACGGCAACCGCATCGCCGTCCGCTTCCAGTACGAGTGCCGCGACGCCGACGGACAGTGGTGGCGTTCGTACGGCAACGAACTCTGGGAGTTCGACGAGCACGGCCTGATGACCCGCCGCGAGGCCGGCATCAACGACGTGGCCATCGAGGAGAAGGACCGCCGCGTCTTCGGCCCGCGCCCCGAGAGCGAGCAGGGGAAGTCCTTCCCGCTGCACTAG
- a CDS encoding ricin-type beta-trefoil lectin domain protein: protein MNDAGLPNSPAPARLFDVTDAQLSAELKKWTGAAPALHPVGELLDRHWEAAFAYARLCTDGARSAGMLTTAAFTRLFGESLRHNGPTAAWRPQILVTVRRIAAEWDTDRRREQLHPELRSDAGDGERAAARLLPPAGRRLLSGAFQRLPQSARALLWHSEVEGEPLEIPGALLGLDVEDVRVELGRARERLREECLQVHRELAPEQECRSFLRMLDVTYRRGGVDVDPDLRAHLDRCKHCRHTADQLNQFHDDLGVALAEAVLGWGGRAYAEARAAQEADAGVTPEEAEPARGHAIAGEPFFDLPPVPRTSPSVPGTPAPDRAAAPRTGAPAAGPRTGAPASTRRTRRRHSAKKAARRRNLTAAVLTVSTLVALPLVLWAVHGGDDPAPTAGSRASDAPDAGADRSTTDPTWIGAGEEGQGTLSGRIHNVDSGLCVAVVGKKAVKGAETEVTDCTSDSTQQWTYETDGLLRSSADPELCLDSHLGYSVQLGPCTGLAKTEAKDVRYDFTTRGNLVPRQNQDLALTPAATDGTGALVLKARADDTAVQRWVFDTSKADLQMEWVNWDAVAEPTPTPTPTPTPTPKKATPTPTPSATASTPAPTPSGAYPSDVPCSYTYSCDWGGQYGSGYGGYGGYGGYGGGGRR from the coding sequence GTGAATGACGCAGGCCTGCCGAATTCCCCTGCCCCGGCCCGCCTGTTCGACGTGACGGACGCACAACTCAGCGCCGAGCTGAAGAAGTGGACGGGCGCGGCACCGGCCCTGCATCCCGTCGGTGAACTCCTCGACCGGCACTGGGAAGCCGCCTTCGCGTATGCCCGGCTGTGCACCGACGGAGCGCGTTCCGCGGGAATGCTCACCACCGCCGCATTCACCCGGCTCTTCGGCGAATCCCTGCGGCACAACGGACCGACGGCCGCCTGGCGCCCGCAGATCCTCGTCACCGTGCGGCGGATCGCCGCCGAATGGGACACCGACCGCCGCCGCGAACAACTCCACCCCGAGCTGCGCTCCGATGCCGGCGACGGGGAGCGGGCCGCGGCCCGGCTGCTGCCGCCCGCCGGCCGGCGCCTGCTGTCCGGCGCGTTCCAGCGGCTGCCGCAGTCCGCCCGCGCTCTGCTGTGGCACAGCGAGGTCGAGGGCGAGCCGCTGGAGATACCCGGCGCCCTGCTCGGTCTGGACGTGGAGGATGTCCGGGTCGAACTGGGCCGGGCCCGTGAGCGGCTGCGCGAGGAGTGCCTCCAGGTCCACCGCGAACTCGCCCCCGAACAGGAGTGCCGCAGCTTCCTGCGGATGCTCGACGTCACCTACCGGCGCGGGGGCGTCGACGTCGACCCCGACCTCCGCGCCCACCTCGACCGCTGCAAGCACTGCCGGCACACCGCCGACCAGCTGAACCAGTTCCACGACGACCTCGGCGTCGCCCTCGCCGAGGCGGTCCTCGGCTGGGGCGGGCGCGCCTACGCGGAGGCCCGGGCCGCCCAGGAGGCGGACGCGGGGGTGACACCCGAGGAGGCCGAGCCGGCCAGGGGCCACGCCATCGCGGGCGAGCCCTTCTTCGACCTCCCCCCGGTTCCCCGCACCAGCCCCTCCGTCCCCGGCACCCCGGCCCCCGACAGGGCCGCCGCTCCCCGTACCGGGGCACCCGCGGCAGGCCCTCGTACCGGGGCTCCCGCGTCGACGCGAAGAACCCGCAGACGGCACTCGGCGAAGAAGGCCGCCCGCCGTCGCAACCTCACCGCGGCCGTCCTGACCGTCAGCACCCTGGTCGCCCTCCCGCTGGTCCTGTGGGCCGTCCACGGCGGCGACGACCCCGCCCCGACCGCGGGCTCCCGGGCCTCCGACGCACCCGACGCCGGGGCGGACCGCTCCACCACCGACCCGACCTGGATCGGCGCCGGCGAGGAGGGCCAGGGCACACTGAGCGGCCGGATCCACAACGTCGACTCCGGGCTCTGTGTGGCCGTGGTCGGCAAGAAGGCCGTCAAGGGCGCCGAGACCGAGGTCACCGACTGCACCTCGGACAGCACCCAGCAGTGGACGTACGAGACCGACGGACTGCTGCGCAGCTCCGCCGACCCCGAGCTGTGCCTCGACTCCCACCTCGGCTACTCGGTGCAGCTGGGCCCGTGCACCGGACTGGCGAAGACCGAGGCCAAGGACGTCCGCTACGACTTCACGACACGCGGCAACCTGGTGCCGCGCCAGAACCAGGACCTGGCCCTGACCCCGGCCGCCACCGACGGCACCGGCGCCCTGGTCCTGAAGGCGCGCGCCGACGACACCGCCGTCCAGCGCTGGGTCTTCGACACCTCGAAGGCCGACCTCCAGATGGAGTGGGTCAACTGGGATGCCGTGGCCGAGCCCACGCCGACCCCCACCCCGACTCCCACGCCCACCCCGAAGAAGGCGACCCCCACGCCGACCCCGTCCGCGACCGCGTCGACCCCGGCGCCGACCCCCAGCGGCGCCTATCCGAGCGACGTTCCCTGCTCCTACACGTACTCCTGCGACTGGGGCGGCCAGTACGGCTCCGGATACGGGGGCTACGGCGGGTACGGGGGCTACGGAGGCGGCGGCCGGCGCTGA
- a CDS encoding cytochrome P450, with product MTATPRTQTEPVAFPQDRTCPYHPPTAYDTLRDGRPLARITLYDGRPAWLVTGHALARTLLTDPRLSSDRTRPDFPAPTERFAATQNRRVALLGFDDPQHHTQRRMMVPSFTLRRAVELRPEIQRIVDERLDAMIAQGPPAELVSAFALPVPSMVICALLGVPYADHDFFEEQSRRLLRGPKASDTQNARDQLDAYFGELIDRKLKEERPGDGVLDELVHDRLRSGELSRVDVIAFATILLVAGHETTANMISLGTFTLLQHPERLAELRADPALLPAAVEELMRMLSIADGLLRMATEDVEAGGETIRAGDGVVFATSVINRDEDVYPDADALDWHRSARHHVGFGFGIHQCLGQNLARAEMEIALHTLFARLPGLRLAAPADEIPFKPGDTIQGMLELPVTW from the coding sequence ATGACGGCAACCCCCCGCACGCAAACGGAACCCGTCGCCTTCCCTCAGGACCGGACCTGCCCCTACCACCCGCCCACCGCCTACGACACCCTGCGCGACGGCCGTCCGCTGGCCCGCATCACGCTCTACGACGGCCGACCGGCCTGGCTGGTCACGGGGCACGCGCTCGCCCGTACCCTCCTCACCGACCCCCGGTTGTCGAGCGACCGCACCCGCCCCGACTTCCCCGCGCCCACGGAACGCTTCGCGGCGACCCAGAACCGGAGGGTGGCGCTGCTCGGTTTCGACGACCCGCAGCACCACACGCAACGGCGGATGATGGTGCCCAGTTTCACCCTGCGCAGGGCCGTGGAACTGCGTCCGGAGATCCAGCGGATCGTGGACGAGCGGCTCGACGCGATGATCGCGCAGGGCCCGCCCGCCGAGCTGGTGAGCGCCTTCGCGCTGCCGGTGCCGTCGATGGTGATCTGCGCCCTGCTCGGCGTCCCGTACGCCGACCACGACTTCTTCGAGGAGCAGTCACGCCGGCTGCTGCGCGGTCCGAAGGCCTCCGACACCCAGAACGCGCGCGATCAACTGGACGCGTACTTCGGAGAGTTGATCGACCGGAAGCTCAAGGAGGAGCGGCCTGGTGACGGGGTGCTGGACGAACTCGTCCACGACCGGCTGCGCTCCGGCGAGCTGAGCCGCGTCGACGTCATCGCCTTCGCCACCATCCTGCTGGTCGCCGGCCATGAGACGACCGCCAACATGATCTCGCTCGGCACCTTCACCCTGCTCCAACACCCCGAGCGGCTGGCCGAGTTGCGGGCCGACCCGGCACTGCTGCCGGCCGCGGTGGAGGAGCTGATGCGCATGCTGTCGATCGCCGACGGCCTGCTGCGGATGGCCACCGAGGACGTCGAGGCGGGCGGCGAGACCATCCGGGCCGGCGACGGGGTGGTCTTCGCGACCTCGGTCATCAACCGCGACGAGGACGTGTACCCCGACGCCGACGCCCTGGACTGGCACCGCTCCGCCCGGCACCACGTCGGCTTCGGCTTCGGCATCCACCAGTGCCTCGGCCAGAACCTGGCCCGCGCCGAGATGGAGATCGCCCTGCACACCCTCTTCGCCCGACTGCCCGGACTGCGCCTCGCCGCTCCCGCGGACGAGATCCCCTTCAAGCCCGGCGACACGATCCAGGGGATGCTGGAACTCCCCGTGACCTGGTAA
- a CDS encoding flavoprotein, whose product MTQQAEKPFLYVVVCAAGIAADVSKLITAAQERGWEVGVIATPVAMNGFFDTAAVATLTGRPIRSAWRSPGDPRPFPSPDAVVVAPATFNTVNKWAAGLADTLAVATLCEAYGLGVPTAVLPCVADALAGHPAYQDSLIRLRGMGVRFGPPFAGEPGAEFGWEQALDLLGR is encoded by the coding sequence GTGACCCAACAGGCCGAGAAACCCTTCCTGTACGTCGTCGTCTGCGCCGCCGGGATCGCCGCCGACGTCAGCAAACTCATCACCGCGGCCCAGGAACGAGGTTGGGAGGTCGGCGTCATCGCCACGCCCGTCGCGATGAACGGCTTCTTCGACACCGCCGCCGTCGCGACCCTGACCGGTCGCCCGATCCGCTCCGCCTGGCGCAGCCCGGGCGACCCGCGCCCCTTTCCGTCGCCGGATGCCGTCGTCGTCGCGCCCGCCACCTTCAACACCGTCAACAAATGGGCGGCCGGACTGGCCGACACCCTGGCCGTGGCCACCCTGTGCGAGGCGTACGGTCTGGGCGTCCCCACAGCCGTACTGCCGTGCGTGGCCGACGCGTTGGCCGGCCACCCCGCCTACCAGGACAGCCTGATACGGCTGCGGGGAATGGGCGTGCGGTTCGGTCCGCCCTTCGCGGGCGAGCCGGGGGCGGAGTTCGGCTGGGAGCAGGCGCTGGACCTGCTCGGGCGGTGA
- a CDS encoding arsenic transporter, with protein sequence MNAPLAEVLSIALLVAVLAWAVVRPRGLPEAVVAVPAAGLAVATGAISPEHAWAEAERLGPVVGFLAAVLVLAHFCDVEGLFRACGAWMSRRAAGRPRALLTSVFVLASAITAVLSLDATVVLLTPVVLATAARSGVRARPHLYACAHLSNTASLLLPVSNLTNLLAFEASGLSFTRFAALMALPWLVAIGAEYLVFRRFFADDLQAAVAAPDTAEPPELPRFALVTVGCTLAGFVVASAVGVDPAWVALAGALVLAGRALVRRRATPLTVVKAAAPGFLAFVLALGVVVRAVVDNGLADALRHAIPDGSGVVALLGIAALAAVLANLINNLPAVLVLLPLTASAGPGAVLAVLIGVNIGPNLTYAGSLATLLWRRIVQRDGQAVELGEFTRLGLLAVPAALVPATLALWGSIQLIGA encoded by the coding sequence CTGAACGCCCCGCTCGCCGAAGTCCTGTCCATAGCGCTGCTCGTCGCCGTACTCGCCTGGGCCGTGGTGCGCCCGCGCGGGCTGCCCGAGGCGGTGGTGGCGGTTCCGGCGGCGGGCCTCGCGGTCGCGACCGGCGCGATCTCGCCGGAGCACGCGTGGGCCGAGGCCGAACGGCTCGGACCGGTGGTCGGGTTCCTCGCCGCGGTGCTCGTGCTCGCCCACTTCTGTGATGTCGAGGGGCTCTTCCGGGCCTGCGGGGCGTGGATGTCCCGTCGCGCCGCGGGCCGTCCCCGCGCCCTGCTGACATCGGTGTTCGTGCTCGCCTCGGCGATCACCGCCGTGCTGAGCCTCGACGCCACGGTCGTCCTGCTCACCCCGGTCGTGCTGGCCACCGCGGCCCGCAGCGGGGTCCGGGCCCGGCCCCATCTGTACGCCTGCGCGCATCTGTCGAACACGGCGTCGCTGCTGCTTCCGGTGTCCAACCTGACCAACCTCCTCGCCTTCGAGGCGAGCGGGCTGAGCTTCACCCGGTTCGCGGCGCTGATGGCGCTGCCCTGGCTGGTCGCGATCGGCGCCGAGTACCTGGTGTTCCGGCGCTTCTTCGCGGACGACCTCCAGGCCGCCGTCGCCGCTCCCGACACGGCCGAGCCGCCCGAGCTGCCGCGGTTCGCGCTCGTCACCGTCGGCTGCACCCTGGCCGGGTTCGTGGTGGCGTCCGCGGTCGGTGTCGACCCGGCGTGGGTGGCCCTCGCGGGCGCGCTGGTGCTGGCCGGGCGGGCGCTGGTCCGGCGCCGGGCCACACCGCTGACCGTGGTGAAGGCCGCCGCGCCGGGGTTCCTGGCGTTCGTGCTCGCGCTCGGCGTGGTCGTCCGGGCGGTCGTCGACAACGGGCTCGCCGACGCGCTGCGCCATGCGATCCCCGACGGGTCCGGTGTGGTGGCGCTGCTCGGGATCGCCGCGCTGGCCGCCGTACTGGCGAACCTGATCAACAACCTGCCCGCGGTGCTGGTCCTGCTGCCGCTCACCGCGAGTGCCGGGCCGGGCGCGGTCCTCGCGGTGCTGATCGGCGTCAACATCGGCCCGAACCTCACCTACGCCGGTTCGCTGGCCACACTGCTGTGGCGGCGGATCGTGCAGCGCGACGGGCAGGCCGTCGAACTCGGCGAGTTCACCCGCCTCGGCCTGCTCGCCGTCCCGGCGGCACTGGTGCCGGCCACCCTCGCCCTGTGGGGCTCGATCCAGCTGATCGGGGCGTGA